The Streptomyces europaeiscabiei genome window below encodes:
- a CDS encoding hydrogenase maturation nickel metallochaperone HypA/HybF, translating into MHEMSVALAVVDQVVEAAERAGDVTAVRSVRLQVGELAGVVPDALAFSFELACAGTLLEGAELVTEAVPGRARCTPCAHEWAVGMPPRLTCPACGGTRTDLLAGRELQIVDVRWEDGGPAHVPNREPISEER; encoded by the coding sequence ATGCACGAGATGTCCGTCGCGCTGGCCGTCGTCGACCAGGTCGTGGAGGCCGCCGAGCGGGCCGGGGACGTCACGGCGGTGCGTTCGGTACGGCTCCAGGTGGGTGAACTGGCCGGTGTCGTACCCGATGCGCTCGCCTTCAGCTTCGAACTGGCCTGCGCCGGAACCCTGCTGGAGGGCGCCGAACTGGTCACCGAAGCGGTGCCGGGGCGGGCCCGCTGCACTCCCTGCGCACACGAATGGGCCGTCGGCATGCCGCCCCGGCTGACCTGCCCCGCGTGCGGCGGGACGCGTACCGACCTGCTCGCGGGCCGGGAACTGCAGATCGTCGACGTGCGCTGGGAGGACGGCGGCCCCGCGCACGTGCCCAACCGCGAACCGATCTCCGAGGAGCGCTGA
- a CDS encoding DUF6893 family small protein: MKKIVIGGAALAAMVAIAAEVLPDVRRYLRIRRM; encoded by the coding sequence ATGAAGAAGATCGTCATCGGTGGAGCGGCCCTTGCCGCCATGGTCGCCATCGCCGCAGAGGTGCTGCCGGATGTCAGGCGCTATCTGCGGATCCGACGGATGTGA
- a CDS encoding hydrogenase maturation protease, translating to MNHSARSGPRTLVAGIGNIFLGDDGFGVETARRLAGRDLPGHVEVVDIGVRGVHLAYQLLDGYDTLVLVDATARGEAPGTLYVIEHDVGGPNPSPGAPALDGHRMTPDTVLALLGTLCAGTGAEPPRRVLVVGCEPASVDERIGLSAPVSDAVPEAVRLIEELLRNGEPSVAQASTAEAPT from the coding sequence ATGAACCACTCAGCGCGGTCGGGCCCCAGGACTCTGGTCGCCGGCATCGGCAACATCTTCCTCGGCGACGACGGCTTCGGTGTGGAGACCGCGCGCCGGCTCGCCGGGCGCGACCTGCCCGGCCACGTCGAGGTCGTGGACATCGGGGTGCGCGGCGTGCACCTCGCCTATCAGCTGCTGGACGGCTACGACACCCTTGTCCTCGTGGACGCCACGGCACGCGGCGAAGCCCCCGGCACGCTGTACGTGATCGAACACGATGTCGGCGGCCCGAACCCGTCGCCGGGCGCCCCCGCGCTGGACGGCCACCGGATGACCCCCGACACCGTCCTGGCGCTGCTGGGCACGCTCTGCGCCGGAACCGGCGCGGAGCCGCCACGCCGCGTCCTGGTCGTCGGGTGCGAACCGGCCTCGGTGGACGAACGCATCGGTCTCAGCGCGCCGGTGTCCGATGCCGTACCGGAGGCGGTCCGGCTGATCGAAGAGTTGCTGCGGAACGGTGAGCCGTCCGTGGCGCAGGCCTCAACCGCTGAGGCCCCGACATGA
- a CDS encoding DUF6084 family protein: protein MTEFSFACTGVRADRYAAGPTLVFRLRVTAADNARVHALALRCQIRIEPARRGYEPAEADGLADLFGERSRWGSTLQPVQFAQVSVMVPSFTGEIETDLVVPCTYDMEIAATRYLTALTDGEVPLLMLFSGTAFTGDAGFRVEPVPWDREAAFRMPVAAWREMVEQHFPGCGWIRLPRDTMDALLAYRSRRALPSWEATLKALLDGVDDADPPASDPFRALTGTTGRTDP, encoded by the coding sequence ATGACGGAGTTCTCCTTCGCCTGCACCGGCGTCCGCGCCGACCGCTACGCGGCCGGACCCACCCTCGTCTTCCGGCTGCGCGTCACCGCCGCCGACAACGCACGCGTGCACGCTCTCGCCCTGCGCTGCCAGATCCGCATCGAACCCGCCCGCCGCGGCTACGAGCCCGCCGAGGCCGACGGGCTGGCGGACCTCTTCGGCGAGCGCTCACGCTGGGGCAGCACCCTCCAGCCGGTGCAGTTCGCCCAGGTCTCGGTCATGGTCCCGAGCTTCACCGGAGAGATCGAGACCGACCTCGTGGTGCCCTGCACCTACGACATGGAGATCGCCGCCACCCGCTACCTCACCGCCCTCACCGACGGCGAGGTCCCCCTGCTGATGCTCTTCTCCGGCACGGCCTTCACCGGCGACGCCGGCTTCCGGGTCGAACCTGTCCCGTGGGACCGGGAGGCGGCCTTCCGGATGCCGGTCGCCGCCTGGCGGGAGATGGTCGAGCAGCACTTTCCCGGGTGCGGCTGGATCCGGCTGCCGCGCGACACCATGGACGCCCTCCTCGCCTACCGCTCCCGGCGTGCGCTGCCCTCCTGGGAAGCGACCCTCAAGGCCCTGCTCGACGGCGTCGACGACGCCGACCCGCCCGCGAGCGACCCGTTCCGCGCGCTCACCGGCACCACCGGAAGGACCGACCCGTGA
- a CDS encoding DUF5947 family protein, with protein sequence MTAATVGLRRFLTERPPQPERCELCAVAVPEDHRHLVDTEKRALVCACAPCALLMEQPGAAAGRFRTVPGRYLTDPGHRLDDSAWEALQIPVGVAFLFRNAALDRLVALYPSPAGATESELEPATWEEVLGGSHLAELLEPDVEALLLRRTDGRCETHLVPIDICYELVGRMRLLWQGFDGGAEARAALDAFFADVARRARPVGEPGAPTNKSSRPSDEAVRP encoded by the coding sequence ATGACCGCGGCCACCGTCGGTCTGAGAAGGTTCCTGACAGAGCGTCCGCCGCAGCCGGAGCGGTGCGAGCTGTGCGCGGTGGCGGTGCCCGAGGACCACCGCCACCTGGTCGACACCGAGAAACGCGCCCTCGTCTGCGCCTGCGCCCCCTGCGCGCTGCTGATGGAACAGCCGGGTGCCGCCGCGGGCCGCTTCCGGACGGTCCCGGGTCGCTACCTCACCGACCCCGGACACCGCCTGGACGACAGCGCGTGGGAGGCGTTGCAGATCCCGGTCGGTGTCGCCTTCCTCTTCCGCAACGCGGCGCTCGACCGGTTGGTCGCCCTCTACCCGAGCCCGGCCGGAGCCACCGAGAGCGAGCTCGAACCGGCCACCTGGGAGGAGGTCCTCGGCGGCAGCCACCTCGCCGAACTCCTCGAACCCGACGTGGAGGCGCTGCTGCTGCGCCGCACCGACGGACGCTGCGAGACCCACCTCGTGCCGATCGACATCTGCTACGAACTCGTCGGCCGCATGCGCCTGTTGTGGCAGGGCTTCGACGGCGGAGCCGAGGCACGCGCCGCTCTGGACGCGTTCTTCGCGGATGTCGCGCGCCGCGCCCGGCCCGTGGGCGAGCCGGGGGCCCCGACGAACAAGTCGTCGCGCCCGTCGGACGAGGCGGTGCGGCCATGA
- a CDS encoding nickel-dependent hydrogenase large subunit: protein MAPKTKTAGDGSGLVEMAWDPITRIVGSLGIHTKIDFKQKRVAECYSTSSVFRGYSVFMRGKDPRDAHFITSRICGICGDNHATCSVYAQNMAYGVKPPHLGEWIINLGESAEYMFDHNIFQENLVGVDYCEKMVKETNPGVLELAERTEAPHAAEHGYRTIADIMRSLNPLEGEFYREALQVSRYTREMFCLMEGRHVHPSTLYPGGVGTIASVQLFTDYMSRLMRYVEFMKRVVPLHDDLFDFFYEALPGYEEVGRRRVMLGCWGALNDPEYCDFTYANMTDWGRKMFVTPGVVVDGKLVTNDLTEINLGIRILLGSSYYEDWQGQEQFVTHDPLGNPVDPRHPWNQHTIPAPQKRNFDDKYSWVMSPRWFDGKDHLALDTGGGPIARLWSTALSGLVDIGYIKATGHSVVINLPRTMTKPETTFEWKIPKWSNALERNRARTYFQAYAAAVALHCAEKGLAEVRAGRTQTWEKFEVPDEGIGVGFTEAVRGVLSHHMVIRDGKIANYHPYPPTPWNASTRDTFGTPGPYEDAVQNTPIFEENTPENFKGIDIMRAVRSFDPCLPCGVHMYVGGGKTVKSMHVPTGLSGLGG from the coding sequence ATGGCACCCAAGACGAAGACGGCCGGCGACGGCAGCGGCCTGGTGGAGATGGCCTGGGATCCGATCACCCGGATCGTGGGCAGCCTGGGCATCCACACGAAGATCGACTTCAAGCAGAAGCGGGTCGCGGAGTGCTACAGCACGTCGTCGGTCTTCCGCGGCTACAGCGTCTTCATGCGCGGCAAGGACCCCCGCGACGCCCACTTCATCACCAGCCGCATCTGCGGGATCTGCGGCGACAACCACGCCACCTGCTCGGTGTACGCGCAGAACATGGCGTACGGCGTGAAGCCCCCGCACCTCGGCGAGTGGATCATCAACCTCGGCGAGTCCGCGGAGTACATGTTCGACCACAACATCTTCCAGGAGAACCTGGTCGGGGTCGACTACTGCGAGAAGATGGTCAAGGAGACCAACCCCGGCGTCCTCGAACTCGCCGAACGCACCGAGGCCCCGCACGCCGCGGAACACGGCTACCGCACGATCGCCGACATCATGCGCTCGCTCAACCCCCTGGAGGGCGAGTTCTACCGCGAGGCCCTCCAGGTCAGCCGCTACACGCGCGAGATGTTCTGCCTGATGGAGGGCCGCCACGTGCACCCGTCCACGCTCTACCCGGGCGGCGTCGGCACCATCGCCTCCGTACAGCTCTTCACGGACTACATGAGCCGCCTCATGCGGTACGTCGAGTTCATGAAGCGCGTCGTCCCCCTGCACGACGACCTGTTCGACTTCTTCTACGAGGCCCTGCCCGGGTACGAGGAAGTGGGCCGCCGCCGCGTCATGCTCGGCTGCTGGGGCGCGCTCAACGACCCCGAGTACTGCGACTTCACCTACGCCAACATGACCGACTGGGGACGGAAGATGTTCGTCACCCCGGGCGTCGTCGTCGACGGCAAACTGGTCACCAACGACCTCACCGAGATCAATCTCGGCATCCGCATCCTGCTGGGCAGCTCCTACTACGAGGACTGGCAGGGCCAGGAGCAGTTCGTCACCCACGACCCGCTCGGCAACCCGGTGGACCCGCGCCACCCGTGGAACCAGCACACCATCCCCGCCCCGCAGAAGCGCAACTTCGACGACAAGTACAGCTGGGTCATGTCACCCCGCTGGTTCGACGGCAAGGACCACCTCGCCCTGGACACCGGCGGCGGCCCTATCGCCCGCCTGTGGTCCACCGCCCTGTCCGGGCTCGTCGACATCGGGTACATCAAGGCCACCGGCCACAGCGTGGTCATCAACCTGCCCCGCACCATGACCAAGCCGGAGACCACCTTCGAGTGGAAGATCCCGAAGTGGTCCAACGCCCTGGAACGCAACCGCGCCCGCACCTACTTCCAGGCGTACGCCGCCGCCGTCGCCCTGCACTGCGCGGAGAAGGGCCTGGCGGAGGTCCGCGCCGGACGCACGCAGACCTGGGAGAAGTTCGAGGTCCCGGACGAGGGCATCGGCGTCGGCTTCACCGAGGCGGTCCGCGGCGTCCTCTCCCACCACATGGTGATCCGCGACGGCAAGATCGCCAACTACCACCCGTACCCGCCGACCCCCTGGAACGCCAGCACCAGGGACACCTTCGGCACGCCCGGCCCGTACGAGGACGCCGTGCAGAACACGCCCATCTTCGAGGAGAACACCCCGGAGAACTTCAAGGGCATCGACATCATGCGCGCCGTCCGCAGCTTCGACCCCTGTCTGCCCTGCGGCGTCCACATGTACGTCGGCGGCGGCAAGACCGTGAAGTCGATGCACGTGCCCACCGGCCTGAGCGGACTGGGCGGATGA
- a CDS encoding NADH-quinone oxidoreductase subunit B family protein has protein sequence MTEATPATVVTANADGASADETPTIHILWINAGLSCDGDSVALTAAMQPSIEEIVLGVLPGLPKIAVHWPLIDFECGPVGGSDTFIEWFFKGERGEIDPFVLVVEGSIPNESIKPEGYWCGFGDNPETGQPITTSEWIDRLAPKALAVVAIGTCATYGGIHAMAGNPTGAMGVPDYLGWDWKSHAGIPIVCVPGCPIQPDNFSETLTYLLYQAAGSAPMIPLDDKLRPTWLFGATVHEGCDRAGYYEQGQFALSYDSPTCLVKLGCWGPVVKCNVPKRGWMNGIGGCPNVGGICIACTMPGFPDKFMPFMDEPPGAKLSSNASGAYGAVVRKLRSITAKTVDKEPKWRRTGDKITTGYRPPW, from the coding sequence ATGACTGAGGCGACGCCGGCAACAGTCGTCACCGCGAACGCGGACGGCGCGTCCGCCGACGAGACACCCACGATCCACATTCTCTGGATCAACGCGGGGCTCAGCTGCGACGGCGACTCAGTCGCGTTGACGGCGGCCATGCAGCCCAGCATCGAGGAGATCGTGCTCGGTGTGCTGCCGGGCCTTCCGAAGATCGCCGTCCACTGGCCGCTCATCGACTTCGAATGCGGTCCCGTCGGCGGCTCGGACACGTTCATCGAGTGGTTCTTCAAGGGGGAACGGGGCGAGATCGACCCGTTCGTCCTGGTCGTCGAGGGCTCCATCCCCAACGAGTCGATCAAGCCCGAGGGCTACTGGTGCGGCTTCGGCGACAACCCGGAGACCGGCCAGCCGATCACCACCAGCGAGTGGATCGACCGGCTCGCCCCGAAGGCGCTGGCGGTCGTCGCCATCGGCACCTGCGCCACCTACGGCGGCATCCATGCCATGGCGGGCAACCCGACCGGTGCCATGGGCGTGCCGGACTACCTCGGCTGGGACTGGAAGTCCCACGCCGGCATCCCCATCGTGTGCGTCCCGGGCTGTCCGATCCAGCCCGACAACTTCTCCGAGACGCTCACCTATCTGCTCTATCAGGCGGCCGGCTCCGCCCCGATGATCCCGCTGGACGACAAACTGCGTCCCACCTGGCTGTTCGGGGCCACCGTGCACGAGGGCTGCGACCGTGCGGGCTACTACGAACAGGGCCAGTTCGCCCTGTCGTACGACTCGCCGACGTGCCTGGTCAAGCTCGGCTGCTGGGGCCCGGTCGTCAAGTGCAACGTGCCCAAGCGCGGCTGGATGAACGGCATCGGCGGCTGCCCCAACGTCGGCGGCATCTGCATCGCCTGCACCATGCCCGGGTTCCCCGACAAGTTCATGCCGTTCATGGACGAGCCCCCCGGCGCCAAGCTCTCCAGCAACGCCAGCGGGGCGTACGGCGCCGTCGTCCGCAAGCTCCGGTCGATCACCGCCAAGACCGTGGACAAGGAGCCCAAGTGGCGCCGTACCGGAGACAAGATCACCACTGGATACCGGCCCCCGTGGTGA
- a CDS encoding hydrogenase maturation protein, with protein MTSPSVAGAGRTPWPRIAVGGHPCLPFARPEAAVHILLLASAFNSLTQRAHAELRDRGHTVAVELALPGSPLPDAVRRHAPRLIVAPMLRTAIPAEVWTAYTCLVVHPGPVGDRGPSSLDWAIHEGVEEWGVTVLQADGEMDAGDLWAFVPCRIPQVSKSELYRGEIADAAIEAVMLAVERFAGGTYVPRRQDASGTTDAAAAEPDAGPRPRTRPYLDQSVRRIDWAEDSTQDVLRRLRAADSQPGVLDVLLGGEWYLHGGHPESVLRGRPGELLATRAGAVCRATRDGAVWIPELRPRRGPGQPPTFKLPAVSALGDRLPPLPEHALPRLPEARRRTWSDIRYREDGTVGFLSFSFPGGAMSTEQCRRLLDAYREACARPTSVLVLGGERDFFSNGIHLNVIEADDDPAAESWANINAIDDLVEAVLTTTDRLVVAAVAGNAAAGGVMLALAADEVWCRSGAVLNPHYRLMGLYGSEYWTLTLPRRVGPATAERLMREALPVGSASALRVGLVDRVVDCGPDAFAREVGGLAARLAALPATASRIAAKKTELDRLESATPLAGFRAKELARMRRTFDDPDAPYHALRRSFVHKSRPTCTPPHLGPAPVA; from the coding sequence ATGACCTCTCCGTCTGTCGCCGGGGCCGGCAGGACGCCGTGGCCGAGGATCGCGGTCGGCGGTCATCCCTGCCTGCCGTTCGCCCGCCCGGAGGCAGCCGTGCACATCCTGCTCCTAGCCAGCGCGTTCAACAGTCTCACCCAGCGCGCCCACGCCGAACTGCGCGATCGCGGCCACACCGTGGCGGTCGAACTCGCCCTGCCGGGAAGCCCGTTGCCGGATGCGGTGCGGCGACACGCACCGCGGCTCATCGTGGCGCCGATGCTGAGGACGGCCATCCCCGCGGAGGTGTGGACGGCGTACACCTGTCTCGTCGTCCATCCCGGCCCGGTGGGCGACCGAGGACCGTCCTCCCTGGACTGGGCGATCCACGAGGGCGTCGAGGAGTGGGGTGTCACCGTCCTGCAGGCCGACGGCGAGATGGACGCCGGTGACCTGTGGGCCTTCGTACCGTGCCGGATTCCTCAGGTATCCAAGAGCGAGCTGTACCGGGGCGAGATCGCCGACGCCGCGATCGAGGCCGTCATGCTCGCGGTGGAGCGCTTCGCCGGGGGCACCTACGTACCGCGCAGACAGGACGCGTCAGGCACGACCGACGCTGCCGCCGCCGAGCCCGACGCCGGCCCACGCCCGCGCACACGTCCGTACCTCGACCAGAGCGTCCGGCGGATCGACTGGGCCGAGGACTCCACCCAGGACGTCCTGCGCAGGCTGAGAGCGGCCGACTCGCAGCCCGGTGTGCTGGACGTGCTGCTCGGCGGTGAATGGTATCTGCACGGTGGTCATCCGGAGAGCGTGTTGCGTGGCCGTCCGGGTGAGCTGCTGGCCACCCGGGCCGGGGCGGTCTGCCGGGCCACCAGGGACGGCGCCGTGTGGATCCCCGAGCTGCGGCCCCGGCGGGGCCCGGGGCAGCCGCCCACGTTCAAGCTGCCGGCCGTGTCGGCCCTGGGCGACCGGCTGCCGCCGCTGCCCGAGCACGCCCTGCCCCGCCTACCCGAGGCGCGTCGGCGGACCTGGTCGGACATCCGCTACCGGGAGGACGGGACCGTCGGCTTCCTCTCGTTCTCCTTCCCCGGCGGCGCCATGAGCACCGAGCAGTGCCGCCGTCTGCTGGACGCCTACCGGGAAGCGTGCGCGCGGCCCACGTCGGTGCTGGTGCTGGGCGGCGAACGGGACTTCTTCTCCAACGGGATCCACCTCAACGTCATCGAGGCCGACGACGACCCCGCCGCCGAGTCCTGGGCGAACATCAACGCCATCGACGATCTGGTCGAGGCAGTCCTGACGACGACGGACCGGCTGGTGGTCGCGGCGGTCGCCGGCAACGCCGCGGCGGGCGGGGTGATGCTCGCCCTGGCGGCCGACGAGGTGTGGTGCCGCTCGGGAGCCGTGCTGAACCCGCACTACCGTCTGATGGGCCTGTACGGCTCGGAGTACTGGACGCTCACGCTGCCGCGCAGGGTGGGCCCCGCGACGGCCGAGCGGCTCATGCGGGAGGCACTGCCGGTGGGCTCGGCGAGCGCGCTGCGCGTCGGGCTCGTCGACCGGGTGGTGGACTGCGGTCCTGACGCGTTCGCACGGGAGGTCGGCGGCCTCGCGGCGCGTCTGGCGGCGCTTCCGGCGACGGCGTCGCGGATCGCCGCGAAGAAGACGGAGCTGGACCGGCTGGAGAGCGCCACCCCGCTGGCAGGCTTCCGCGCAAAGGAGCTGGCCCGGATGCGCCGGACCTTCGACGACCCGGACGCCCCGTACCACGCCCTGCGCCGCTCCTTCGTGCACAAGTCGCGGCCGACGTGCACCCCGCCGCACCTCGGTCCCGCCCCGGTTGCGTGA
- a CDS encoding DUF6400 family protein, whose translation MSHHGRAFPGEPDEPVAASDPAADRPDASPTIDLVVDLSAHELLRRAHVLDALGNDWDPMAALRGEEAAYELLYSGLSAEQQRVYDELVSAGVLPGGGGGHAAA comes from the coding sequence ATGTCCCACCATGGCCGCGCCTTTCCCGGAGAACCGGACGAACCCGTCGCAGCGAGTGATCCTGCAGCGGACCGTCCTGACGCCTCCCCGACGATCGACCTGGTCGTCGACCTGAGTGCACACGAACTGCTCCGGCGCGCTCATGTCCTGGACGCCCTCGGCAACGACTGGGATCCCATGGCGGCGCTGCGCGGCGAGGAAGCGGCGTACGAACTGCTGTACTCCGGTCTCAGCGCGGAGCAGCAGCGCGTGTACGACGAGCTGGTCTCGGCCGGTGTGCTTCCGGGCGGAGGCGGCGGTCATGCTGCCGCTTGA
- a CDS encoding TOPRIM nucleotidyl transferase/hydrolase domain-containing protein has protein sequence MADMRRFRDEVTGWAAGGSGRAASELAELQGVHTVVLLEGLSDLAAVEALAAGRGRDLAGEGVCVMSMGGAMSVGRYAGLLGPSGLGLRLLGLCDEREKPFFDRGLDPARAPRPSVFVCAADLEDELIRALGTARIEQIIQAADELRPWQTFVQQPAQLGRPRHQQLRRFLGTKKGRKIRYGRLLVEALAPDQVPAPLDDLFATL, from the coding sequence ATGGCCGACATGCGCAGATTCCGGGACGAGGTCACAGGGTGGGCCGCCGGTGGCTCCGGCAGGGCGGCGAGCGAGCTGGCGGAGCTCCAGGGGGTGCACACGGTGGTCCTGCTGGAAGGGCTGAGCGACCTCGCGGCCGTCGAGGCGCTGGCCGCGGGGCGCGGCCGTGACCTGGCGGGCGAGGGGGTGTGCGTGATGTCCATGGGCGGGGCGATGAGCGTCGGACGCTATGCGGGGCTCCTCGGGCCGTCCGGTCTGGGCCTGCGCCTGCTCGGTCTGTGCGACGAGCGGGAGAAGCCCTTCTTCGACCGGGGTCTCGACCCGGCCCGGGCCCCGCGCCCCAGCGTCTTCGTCTGCGCGGCGGATCTGGAGGACGAGCTCATCCGTGCGCTGGGCACGGCGCGGATCGAGCAGATCATCCAGGCCGCGGACGAGCTGCGCCCCTGGCAGACCTTCGTACAGCAGCCCGCCCAGCTCGGCCGGCCCCGGCACCAGCAGCTGCGGCGCTTCCTCGGCACGAAGAAGGGCCGCAAGATCCGCTACGGCCGCCTCCTTGTCGAAGCCCTCGCCCCCGACCAGGTGCCTGCCCCGCTGGACGACCTCTTCGCCACCTTGTGA
- a CDS encoding spore-associated protein, whose translation MRNMRSVATVGALAALAVGAGTAFSTTASAAPNVTPQGVCGSAYKTVNSAPVGSLGTVYLTYNSKNGKNCVATIRANPGTLKYMSTYIYVPATDEWAGDDGSFSSYAGPAYVYGKGYCVSWGGNIDNVYVSVENSNCASLKEHRVTEVR comes from the coding sequence ATGCGAAACATGCGTAGTGTGGCGACCGTCGGGGCGTTAGCGGCACTGGCGGTGGGCGCCGGCACCGCGTTCAGCACGACCGCCTCCGCCGCACCCAACGTCACTCCGCAGGGTGTCTGCGGCAGTGCCTACAAGACCGTGAACTCCGCGCCCGTCGGCTCGCTGGGCACGGTCTACCTGACGTACAACTCCAAGAACGGCAAGAACTGCGTCGCGACGATCCGCGCCAACCCGGGCACGCTCAAGTACATGTCCACGTACATCTACGTCCCCGCCACCGACGAGTGGGCCGGGGACGACGGGAGCTTCTCGTCGTACGCGGGGCCTGCCTACGTGTACGGGAAGGGCTACTGCGTGAGCTGGGGCGGCAACATCGACAACGTGTACGTGTCGGTGGAGAACTCCAACTGCGCCTCCCTGAAGGAGCACCGGGTCACTGAGGTTCGCTGA
- a CDS encoding DUF6131 family protein, translating into MIVLGVVLLVVGLVAGIAILWTIGIILVVIGIILWILGSVGHAVGGRRHYW; encoded by the coding sequence ATGATCGTCCTCGGAGTCGTTCTCCTCGTTGTCGGCTTGGTGGCCGGTATCGCCATCCTGTGGACCATCGGGATCATCTTGGTCGTCATCGGCATCATTCTGTGGATCCTCGGATCGGTGGGGCACGCCGTCGGCGGACGTCGGCACTACTGGTAG
- a CDS encoding gas vesicle protein K, producing MTGSRLDLDSDQVGRDLVTLVLTVVELLRQLMERQAIRRVEQGDLSDEQADEIGTTLMLLDQRMTELCEQHGVRPEDLNLDLGPLGTLLPQN from the coding sequence GTGACCGGCTCCCGGCTCGACCTGGACTCCGACCAGGTGGGACGTGACCTCGTCACCCTGGTTCTCACCGTGGTCGAACTCCTCAGGCAGTTGATGGAGCGCCAGGCGATTCGCCGGGTCGAGCAGGGCGATCTCAGTGATGAACAGGCTGACGAGATCGGGACCACGCTGATGCTGCTCGATCAGCGGATGACGGAACTCTGCGAGCAACACGGAGTGCGTCCGGAGGATCTCAATCTCGACCTCGGGCCGCTCGGAACCCTTCTGCCCCAGAACTGA
- a CDS encoding gas vesicle protein, whose product MTREVALWDSPGPLDGPIGVPLVDLLDRVLATGVVISGDLVIAIADVPLVRLSLHALLSSVNERVPAPWADGGPL is encoded by the coding sequence ATGACGCGGGAAGTGGCGCTCTGGGACAGCCCCGGGCCCCTGGACGGTCCTATCGGGGTGCCGCTCGTCGACCTGTTGGACCGTGTCCTGGCGACCGGCGTAGTGATCAGCGGTGACCTGGTCATCGCCATCGCCGACGTTCCGCTGGTACGACTGTCACTCCATGCCCTGCTGTCGTCCGTCAACGAACGTGTCCCGGCGCCCTGGGCGGACGGAGGCCCGCTGTGA
- a CDS encoding GvpL/GvpF family gas vesicle protein — translation MTERGPERSDANATYVFAVCWNPDPSALVGLSGVTDEAPVSTLPLETLTAIVQTVRAGDFTHEAWQARLCDQRELERYARAHHDVVSAVAACCPTVPLPMATLYQGAERARDALAHEAVRFHAALKRIAHHAEWGVKVYAPPRPPDDSIRSTTPADRSRPVPGAGLAYLDRKRGAQERRERRQEEALRTAEAVDAEVRSLATACRRLRLHATQPSGEQRVQVLNASYLVPESRADELTRLTQALRERTGAQIELSGPWVPYSFVGEV, via the coding sequence ATGACGGAGCGCGGCCCTGAGCGTTCGGACGCCAACGCCACCTACGTGTTCGCTGTCTGCTGGAACCCGGATCCGTCGGCACTCGTCGGGCTGTCAGGTGTCACCGACGAGGCGCCCGTGAGCACCCTGCCGCTGGAGACGTTGACAGCGATCGTCCAGACCGTCCGAGCGGGCGACTTCACCCACGAAGCCTGGCAGGCGCGCCTGTGCGACCAGCGGGAACTGGAGCGATACGCACGCGCCCACCACGATGTCGTCTCCGCGGTGGCTGCCTGCTGCCCTACGGTTCCCCTGCCGATGGCCACGCTCTACCAGGGTGCGGAGAGGGCGCGGGACGCGCTTGCCCACGAGGCGGTCCGGTTCCACGCGGCGCTCAAGCGCATCGCGCACCACGCCGAATGGGGCGTGAAGGTGTACGCGCCGCCCCGCCCGCCGGACGATTCGATCCGCAGTACCACGCCGGCCGACCGATCTCGCCCGGTGCCCGGAGCCGGCCTTGCCTACCTGGATCGCAAGCGGGGCGCGCAGGAGCGTCGCGAGCGTCGTCAGGAAGAGGCGCTGCGGACGGCGGAGGCGGTGGATGCCGAAGTCCGCAGCCTTGCCACAGCGTGCCGAAGGCTGCGACTGCATGCCACCCAGCCTTCCGGGGAACAGCGGGTTCAGGTCCTCAACGCGAGCTATCTGGTGCCGGAAAGCCGCGCCGACGAGCTCACCCGACTGACACAGGCGCTGCGGGAACGGACCGGGGCGCAGATCGAGCTGTCAGGGCCGTGGGTGCCCTACTCATTCGTAGGCGAGGTGTAG
- a CDS encoding gas vesicle protein, with protein sequence MPDVDFQQRSYPVSGPQTTNLADILERVLDKGIVIAGDIKIDLLDIELLTIRLRLFVASVDTAKKAGIDWWEADPALSSRAFRSALQDENRELRERLEALESNTKDELPER encoded by the coding sequence GTGCCTGACGTCGACTTCCAGCAGAGGTCCTATCCCGTCTCCGGCCCGCAGACAACCAATCTTGCCGACATCCTCGAACGCGTTCTCGACAAAGGGATCGTGATCGCCGGGGATATCAAGATCGACCTCCTCGACATCGAGCTGCTCACTATCCGGCTGCGCCTGTTCGTGGCTTCCGTGGATACCGCGAAGAAGGCCGGAATCGACTGGTGGGAAGCCGATCCGGCACTCAGTTCGCGCGCCTTCCGCAGCGCGCTGCAGGACGAGAACCGTGAACTGCGGGAGCGTCTGGAGGCGCTCGAATCCAACACGAAGGACGAATTGCCCGAGCGGTGA